One Methanomassiliicoccales archaeon genomic region harbors:
- a CDS encoding 4-demethylwyosine synthase TYW1, producing MNEGLKKILEKQQYRVYGDHAAVKLCHWMRQSLLHERSCYKQDFYGIRSHRCLQMTPVITKCNQRCLFCWRVQGFESEGGDWTDPEEMLDALIEHQRTLVSGFKGDARCPLEKFEEANEPKHVAISLAGEPTLYPRLGELLEVCHRRGLTTFLVTNGTLPEVLENLDPLPRQLYVTVAAPNEDIYRKLCVPLVPDGWERLNRTLEIMPSLNARTVIRHTLVKGWNLGWEEQYAILDEKAEPTFVEPKGFVLVGGSRSRLNLTNMPSHANIVEFSRRLGTLLGIEILKQKADSRVVLLGKSGTRTEIED from the coding sequence ATGAACGAGGGCCTCAAGAAGATATTGGAAAAACAGCAGTACCGCGTCTACGGCGATCATGCAGCTGTCAAACTCTGTCACTGGATGAGACAGTCACTTCTTCACGAGAGAAGCTGCTACAAACAAGACTTCTACGGCATAAGATCCCATAGATGCCTTCAGATGACTCCGGTGATAACCAAGTGCAACCAGCGTTGCCTTTTCTGCTGGCGGGTACAGGGTTTCGAATCAGAAGGTGGTGATTGGACCGATCCGGAGGAGATGCTTGATGCCCTGATCGAGCACCAGCGAACTCTTGTCTCGGGGTTCAAGGGTGATGCCCGATGCCCATTGGAGAAGTTCGAAGAGGCAAATGAGCCCAAGCACGTCGCAATCTCCCTGGCAGGAGAGCCAACGCTCTATCCTCGATTGGGGGAGCTGTTGGAGGTCTGTCACAGAAGAGGGCTGACCACATTCCTGGTGACAAACGGAACCCTACCCGAGGTCCTGGAGAATCTGGACCCGTTACCGAGGCAACTGTACGTCACGGTGGCTGCGCCGAACGAGGACATCTACAGGAAGCTGTGCGTTCCCCTTGTCCCAGATGGGTGGGAGAGGCTCAACCGTACCCTGGAGATCATGCCTTCCCTTAATGCGAGAACCGTGATAAGGCATACTCTGGTCAAGGGTTGGAACTTAGGCTGGGAAGAACAATATGCAATACTCGACGAGAAAGCGGAGCCCACTTTCGTGGAGCCCAAGGGGTTCGTGCTCGTGGGGGGCTCTAGAAGTCGATTGAACCTGACCAACATGCCATCCCACGCCAACATAGTGGAATTCTCAAGGAGATTGGGGACTCTCCTAGGAATAGAGATCCTCAAGCAAAAGGCGGACAGCAGGGTCGTGTTGCTCGGGAAGAGCGGTACCAGGACAGAGATCGAAGATTGA
- a CDS encoding beta-CASP ribonuclease aCPSF1: MSAERILEEARDQVKRIVPSEVDITSIEFEGPVVVIYTQDMEKFASNNDIVRQLAQGLRKRVAIRPDPSMLADPETVEKKLRDIIPEDAQITDIYFEHDNGEVTIEAIAPGLVIGKHGSVLNEIKKEIGWAPKVVRAPPIPSKTVSEIRKYLRTVQEERKEFLKKVGRKLMRHRIDGESWIRVTALGGYREVGRSATLLSTRESKILIDCGVDVSSNENGSPYFNAPEIQPLDSIDCVVITHAHLDHCGLLPALYKYGYDGPVYCTPPTRDMMSLLTLDYIKVSFGEGRRSPYESSHIRDMVSHCIPLKYGETTDITPDIRLTLQNAGHILGSAVCHFHIGDGLYNIAFTGDMKFERSWLFNATANKFPRLETLITESTYGAHHDMQPSRGEAANQLKSILERTLSKQGKVLIPVFAVGRSQEVMLVMEELMRTGKVPTVPVYLDGMIWEATAIHTAYPEYLNSQLRTQIFQMGQNPFLSEIFNRVDSSDMRERISHDPEPCIVLATSGMMNGGPVLEYLKNWADNPKNSLIFVGYQAEGTLGRNIQRGYSELTLTERGNPVTVKFKMNVDTCDGFSGHSDRRQLINYFASLEPRPERVIIGHGEESKCLDLASALYKKFNVETRAPMNLETIRLK; the protein is encoded by the coding sequence ATGAGCGCAGAGAGAATTCTAGAAGAGGCACGTGACCAGGTAAAACGGATCGTGCCCTCTGAGGTTGATATTACATCAATAGAGTTCGAGGGTCCTGTGGTAGTCATATATACCCAGGATATGGAGAAGTTCGCCTCGAACAACGATATCGTAAGGCAGCTTGCCCAAGGACTTCGAAAGAGAGTGGCGATCAGGCCAGATCCATCAATGCTGGCAGATCCTGAGACCGTTGAAAAGAAGCTTCGGGATATTATTCCCGAGGATGCTCAGATCACCGACATTTATTTCGAGCACGATAATGGAGAAGTCACTATCGAGGCCATCGCACCCGGTCTGGTCATCGGAAAACATGGTTCCGTTCTTAATGAGATCAAGAAGGAAATAGGCTGGGCTCCAAAGGTGGTGAGGGCACCGCCCATCCCATCCAAGACCGTTTCGGAAATCAGGAAATATCTTCGTACGGTCCAGGAAGAAAGGAAGGAGTTCCTGAAGAAGGTCGGAAGGAAGCTGATGCGTCACCGGATAGATGGAGAATCCTGGATAAGGGTGACTGCCCTAGGTGGATATAGAGAAGTCGGAAGGAGCGCAACACTGCTCTCAACCCGTGAAAGCAAGATACTAATAGACTGTGGAGTGGACGTCTCGAGCAATGAGAACGGATCTCCTTATTTCAACGCCCCCGAAATACAGCCATTGGATTCCATAGACTGTGTTGTCATTACTCATGCTCATCTCGATCATTGCGGGCTTCTGCCTGCCCTTTACAAGTACGGATATGATGGTCCGGTATACTGCACACCACCGACACGGGATATGATGTCACTCCTCACCCTGGATTACATCAAAGTATCCTTCGGAGAGGGCAGGAGGAGCCCCTACGAGTCTTCGCACATCAGGGATATGGTTTCCCATTGCATCCCCCTGAAGTACGGGGAGACCACGGACATTACACCGGATATCAGGCTCACTCTTCAGAATGCGGGTCATATTCTTGGATCAGCAGTTTGCCATTTCCATATCGGTGATGGGCTGTACAACATTGCCTTCACCGGGGACATGAAGTTCGAGAGAAGCTGGCTGTTCAATGCCACTGCGAACAAGTTCCCACGGCTGGAGACACTGATCACCGAATCCACCTACGGGGCGCACCACGATATGCAACCCAGTAGGGGAGAAGCCGCTAATCAGCTCAAGAGCATCCTGGAACGCACACTGAGCAAACAGGGCAAGGTGCTGATTCCAGTATTCGCGGTAGGGCGATCCCAGGAGGTCATGCTGGTGATGGAGGAACTCATGCGAACCGGTAAGGTTCCCACGGTCCCCGTGTACCTGGATGGCATGATCTGGGAAGCCACGGCAATACATACGGCGTATCCCGAGTATCTTAACAGCCAGCTTAGGACCCAGATATTCCAGATGGGTCAGAATCCATTCCTGTCCGAGATATTCAACCGGGTTGACAGCTCTGACATGAGAGAGAGGATATCACACGATCCTGAGCCCTGCATCGTGCTGGCGACCAGCGGAATGATGAATGGTGGACCGGTTCTGGAGTATCTCAAAAATTGGGCTGATAATCCTAAGAACTCCCTGATTTTCGTCGGATATCAAGCCGAGGGAACTCTTGGAAGGAACATTCAGAGAGGTTACAGCGAGCTAACGCTCACTGAGAGGGGCAACCCAGTGACCGTGAAGTTCAAGATGAACGTAGATACCTGCGATGGTTTCTCAGGTCACTCAGACAGGAGGCAGCTCATCAACTACTTTGCGTCCCTTGAACCCAGGCCCGAGAGAGTCATCATCGGTCATGGGGAGGAGAGCAAATGCTTGGACCTCGCTTCCGCACTGTATAAGAAGTTCAACGTAGAGACCAGGGCACCCATGAACCTAGAGACCATCAGGCTAAAGTGA
- a CDS encoding GNAT family N-acetyltransferase codes for MDERRIECGGRSFLISGVEKEDWEWIKDGIAESMIKSIPESYQADPVIVRERAILEAGKLWDNPSIRNELLIAKTEGEERAGALWMVALPFQYTGEMRGWVLQIFVSEQFRGIGLGKALMKIAEEWTLEEGLHRIGLNVGTGNKEAIALYRSSGFLIEGYNMGKALRSRAESNEK; via the coding sequence ATGGATGAGAGGAGGATAGAGTGCGGGGGGCGTAGTTTCCTGATTTCCGGTGTTGAAAAGGAGGACTGGGAGTGGATCAAGGACGGGATAGCGGAGAGCATGATCAAATCCATTCCAGAGAGCTACCAAGCGGATCCAGTCATAGTCAGGGAGAGGGCGATATTGGAGGCCGGTAAGCTTTGGGATAACCCCTCCATCAGGAACGAGCTGCTGATCGCGAAGACCGAGGGAGAAGAAAGGGCCGGTGCCCTATGGATGGTGGCCCTACCCTTCCAATACACCGGGGAGATGAGAGGCTGGGTTCTTCAGATATTTGTCTCTGAACAATTTAGAGGCATTGGATTGGGAAAGGCCTTGATGAAGATAGCAGAGGAATGGACCCTTGAGGAGGGGCTTCATAGGATCGGCTTGAATGTTGGTACGGGAAATAAAGAAGCGATCGCGCTCTACAGGTCATCGGGTTTCCTGATCGAGGGGTACAATATGGGGAAGGCACTTCGGTCAAGAGCTGAATCCAACGAGAAATGA
- a CDS encoding replication factor C large subunit translates to MASDWTELYRPDTLDEVHGNPKAVKDLRDWARRWEEGKPDKKAVVLMGPPGVGKTSAALALANEFGWGVVEMNASDQRNADAIKRIALRGALADTFTDDGEFLSSHHGYRKLIILDEADNIFGREDRGGIPAISDLIQKTKQPVILIVNDFYELKRRSSAIASQTKQIRFSKVKANTIGKVLGGIVQNEGLKISQRALDMIADNSNGDLRAAVRDLQSLSMGRKEVSEKDAATLQNRFVSKTMYDLMTEIFKGNDPLKARSMMMDVDETLDSVKLWVEENLPYEYKDPEELVKGMEALCRADLFLGRVIRRQYFGFWSYASDMLSFGVASSRDKPHRGYSRFRFPGYLIKMSRTKARRAVQSSISDKIGMKAHTSKSRAREDILPYLSWLFQKNRDFRIALSIDLDLEQEEMAFLLGEKVDSPTVKHLIAEIAKVKDVTERGEITRPIDEPSPPQEQRPEPSDVRSQRNLFEF, encoded by the coding sequence ATGGCGAGCGACTGGACCGAGCTATATCGACCTGACACTCTTGATGAGGTACATGGCAATCCCAAAGCCGTGAAGGATCTCAGAGACTGGGCCAGGCGATGGGAGGAGGGAAAGCCCGATAAGAAGGCCGTTGTCCTCATGGGCCCTCCGGGAGTGGGCAAGACCAGCGCCGCACTTGCCCTTGCGAATGAGTTTGGCTGGGGCGTGGTGGAAATGAACGCCTCGGATCAGAGAAACGCAGATGCCATCAAGAGGATTGCCCTCAGAGGTGCTTTGGCAGATACATTCACTGACGATGGGGAGTTCCTTTCTAGCCATCATGGATATAGAAAGCTCATCATATTGGACGAGGCGGATAACATCTTCGGCAGGGAGGACCGGGGGGGAATACCAGCAATCTCGGACCTGATCCAGAAGACCAAGCAGCCTGTGATTCTGATCGTTAACGATTTCTACGAGCTGAAGCGGAGGAGTTCGGCCATCGCTTCCCAGACCAAACAGATACGGTTCTCCAAAGTCAAGGCCAACACCATCGGGAAGGTTCTCGGTGGCATAGTCCAGAATGAAGGTCTGAAGATCTCACAGCGAGCTCTGGATATGATCGCTGACAATTCAAATGGAGATCTCCGGGCTGCGGTCAGGGACCTGCAGTCCTTGTCCATGGGCAGGAAGGAGGTCTCCGAGAAGGATGCCGCGACTCTCCAGAACAGGTTCGTATCCAAGACGATGTACGACCTCATGACCGAGATATTCAAGGGAAACGATCCGTTAAAGGCCCGAAGCATGATGATGGACGTGGACGAGACATTGGACAGCGTGAAACTCTGGGTCGAGGAGAACCTGCCCTACGAATACAAAGACCCAGAGGAACTGGTGAAAGGAATGGAGGCGCTTTGCCGCGCCGACCTATTTCTGGGAAGGGTCATCAGGAGACAATACTTTGGGTTCTGGTCCTACGCCTCGGACATGCTCAGTTTTGGAGTAGCGTCATCGAGGGACAAGCCTCACAGAGGCTACTCAAGGTTCCGCTTTCCAGGATACCTTATTAAGATGTCCCGTACCAAGGCCAGGCGTGCCGTGCAATCCAGCATCTCCGACAAGATCGGTATGAAAGCACACACCTCAAAATCGCGAGCAAGGGAGGACATCCTTCCCTACTTGAGTTGGCTATTCCAGAAGAACCGGGACTTCAGGATTGCATTATCCATCGATCTCGATCTCGAGCAGGAGGAGATGGCCTTCCTGCTGGGGGAGAAGGTAGACTCTCCCACCGTGAAGCACCTGATAGCCGAGATCGCCAAGGTCAAGGACGTCACCGAGAGGGGCGAGATTACCAGGCCAATAGATGAACCTTCTCCACCTCAGGAGCAAAGGCCCGAGCCAAGCGATGTGAGGTCCCAGAGAAACCTCTTCGAGTTCTAG
- the hisD gene encoding histidinol dehydrogenase gives MWESLDPEGWRTSKRTDLSNVHESVAQIIERVRIGGDAALKDITLELDGVDLDEIRVTKEELEGAFDLVDPAIVKALNDAYYRICRFHRMQMPPPAWFGEAGPGIILGMKTEPLGRVGAYIPGGRASYPSTVLMATVPARVAGVPQICCCTPPPINPITLVALCVAGVREVYSLGGAQAIAAMALGTETISRVQKVVGPGNIYVTAAKMILENIVDIDFPAGPSEIVIVADDSGYPDFIAADILAQSEHDPKASCALVTVDPKLPEQVWECIESRLDSTPRREIIEKVLENAGFIVVDSVSAAIEACNKMAPEHVSIQLRDPWPAVDMVRNAGAVFVGRYSAVACGDYASGTNHILPTAGYPSVKSGLDVDHFLRRTSVQMISKEGLDHIGNMVETLARAEGLHEHARSVELRRKG, from the coding sequence ATGTGGGAGTCTCTCGACCCGGAGGGCTGGAGGACCTCAAAGAGAACCGACCTGAGCAACGTCCATGAATCCGTCGCTCAAATCATAGAGCGGGTGAGGATTGGTGGAGATGCCGCCCTTAAGGACATAACCTTGGAGCTTGATGGCGTTGACCTAGATGAAATCAGGGTGACTAAAGAGGAGCTCGAGGGTGCCTTCGATCTAGTCGATCCTGCGATTGTGAAAGCGCTGAACGACGCCTATTACAGAATATGCAGGTTCCATCGCATGCAGATGCCTCCCCCAGCCTGGTTTGGCGAGGCAGGACCGGGCATCATCCTCGGGATGAAGACCGAACCGCTTGGAAGGGTAGGGGCATACATACCAGGGGGTAGGGCATCCTACCCAAGCACTGTTCTTATGGCGACCGTGCCTGCGCGGGTAGCTGGTGTTCCTCAGATATGCTGCTGCACTCCTCCGCCTATTAATCCCATCACCTTGGTAGCCCTTTGCGTCGCTGGTGTACGAGAAGTGTACAGCCTGGGTGGAGCGCAGGCCATTGCTGCTATGGCACTGGGAACGGAGACTATTTCCCGTGTTCAGAAGGTGGTAGGCCCTGGCAACATCTACGTCACTGCGGCCAAGATGATACTTGAGAATATAGTCGATATCGATTTTCCTGCTGGTCCCAGCGAGATCGTTATTGTTGCTGATGATTCGGGATATCCAGATTTCATTGCGGCGGACATACTTGCCCAGTCTGAACACGATCCAAAGGCATCATGTGCCTTGGTGACGGTCGATCCCAAACTTCCAGAGCAGGTCTGGGAATGCATCGAGTCCAGGCTGGACTCCACCCCACGCAGGGAAATAATCGAAAAGGTCCTTGAAAACGCTGGATTCATAGTGGTTGATAGCGTATCGGCAGCTATCGAAGCATGCAATAAGATGGCACCCGAGCATGTCTCCATTCAGCTCAGGGATCCATGGCCCGCCGTGGATATGGTCAGGAACGCTGGAGCAGTGTTTGTCGGCAGATACTCTGCAGTTGCGTGCGGAGATTATGCATCGGGAACCAACCACATCCTGCCAACAGCGGGCTACCCAAGCGTAAAATCAGGACTGGATGTCGATCATTTCCTGAGAAGAACCTCTGTTCAGATGATCTCGAAAGAAGGTCTGGACCATATCGGAAACATGGTCGAAACACTGGCGAGAGCCGAAGGTCTTCACGAACACGCTAGATCCGTCGAACTGCGCAGGAAGGGCTGA